From Cheilinus undulatus linkage group 18, ASM1832078v1, whole genome shotgun sequence, the proteins below share one genomic window:
- the zbtb24 gene encoding zinc finger and BTB domain-containing protein 24 isoform X1, which yields MSQEVTSRTPTVMDLHSDSHKQSILSKFDKLRKKDLLCDITLVVEDKQFKAHKALLAASSEFFSLMFTAGDQMSAQSTFRLDGMAAKMFAAVLDFIYSAQVSVEESALEQLLVTARLMKVNELVKGLAELSPSAAAPEAEKSLKPKEPNLKRKRGRPRKVINVPVLDTEGRRDPQEYMEEVQDGDVDCDVVTEPQPNEDDPDYNPGVNQSRLSKRKIRPPVKFESYKVGSDTAENKEPGKRGRKRKYPNTEYPCEECGKMFKNPLFLKVHQRTHTGEKPFRCPVCGKCFTQKHTMLVHQRMHTGEKPFVCTICSKALSTKNSLQEHMNLHEEEKSFSCDKCGKTFTQKRQLRSHYKVHTGKSLPECAQCHHKFLDTAQLKQHLRTHTGEKPFTCEICGKCFTAKSTLQTHIRIHRGEKPYVCNICNKSFSDPSARRRHVASHSGKKPFTCSFCSLSFTRLDNLRTHTKSHNKERAAVTETSSNAAETDAAAPQEEVRNILQLQPYQLPSSSEQEIQLVVTADVDNINFVPGQNQEISIITTEGETAESAHSRLTLLTQSSGNIQNVALVTQGGVVDQNPHIQTISMLEGQVTQQPEQMHVITLSKEAMEQLQAHHGPTQPLQITQRPVQQLQLMHQPVQSVAQETTGREQHSQAIHISNQSSQPISISQTSQQISNHHIQGQTFQIQAGTVSYLYTTGLQES from the exons ATGTCTCAAGAAGTAACATCCAGGACCCCTACTGTCATGGACCTCCATTCAGATTCACATAAACAGAGCATCCTGAGTAAGTTCGACAAGCTCAGGAAAAAAGACCTGCTCTGCGACATCACTCTTGTCGTAGAGGACAAGCAATTCAAGGCGCACAAAGCCCTGCTGGCAGCCAGCAGCGAGTTCTTCTCCCTCATGTTCACAGCAGGAGATCAGATGTCTGCTCAGTCCACCTTCAGGCTGGATGGTATGGCAGCTAAGATGTTTGCAGCTGTTCTGGATTTCATCTACAGCGCTCAGGTGTCTGTGGAGGAGAGCGCTTTGGAGCAGCTCCTGGTCACGGCTCGTCTTATGAAGGTCAACGAACTTGTCAAAGGTCTCGCTGAACTCTCACCTTCTGCTGCAGCTCCTGAAGCTGAAAAGAGCCTCAAACCTAAGGAGCCAAATCTTAAACGCAAAAGAGGAAGACCAAGGAAGGTCATAAATGTACCGGTATTAGATACAGAAGGGAGACGTGATCCACAGGAGTACATGGAGGAGGTGCAGGATGGAGATGTGGACTGTGATGTTGTGACTGAGCCACAGCCTAATGAAGACGATCCAGATTATAACCCAGGAGTCAATCAGAGCCGGCTGAGCAAACGTAAGATCAGACCCCCGGTAAAATTCGAGAGCTACAAGGTGGGAAGTGACACAGCAGAAAACAAAGAGCCTGGGAAGagaggcaggaagaggaaataCCCAAACACAGAGTACCCATGTGAGGAGTGtggcaaaatgttcaaaaacccACTCTTCTTAAAGGTCCACCAGAGGACTCATACAG GAGAGAAGCCTTTTCGATGCCCGGTTTGTGGGAAGTGTTTCACCCAGAAGCACACCATGCTGGTCCACCAGCGCAtgcacactggagagaaaccttTTGTTTGTACGATCTGCTCCAAAGCGCTCTCTACTAAAAACTCCCTGCAAGAGCACATGAACCTCCACGAAG AAGAGAAATCTTTCAGCTGTGATAAATGTGGGAAGACGTTCACTCAGAAAAGGCAGCTTAGAAGTCATTATAAAGTTCATACAG GTAAATCTCTACCTGAATGTGCTCAGTGTCATCACAAGTTTTTGGACACAGCTCAGCTGAAACAACACCTGAGAACTCACACAG GTGAGAAGCCGTTTACCTGTGAGATTTGTGGGAAGTGTTTCACAGCCAAGAGTACACTGCAGACTCACATCAGAATCCACAG AGGAGAGAAACCGTACGTCTGCAACATCTGCAACAAATCCTTCTCAGACCCGAGTGCCAGACGCCGACATGTGGCCTCTCACTCTGGAAAGAAACCCTTCACATGCTCCTTCTGCAGCCTCTCGTTCACCCGCCTGGACAATCTGAGAACACACACCAAATCACACAACAAGGAAAGAGCTGCAGTTACAGAAACCTCATCAAACGCCGCAGAAACAGACGCTGCAGCACCGCAGGAGGAGGTACGAAACATCCTACAGCTGCAGCCGTACCAGCTTCCCTCCTCCTCAGAGCAGGAGATCCAGCTGGTAGTCACCGCAGACGTGGACAACATCAACTTTGTGCCAGGTCAGAACCAGGAGATCAGCATCATCACCACAGAAGGGGAGACGGCAGAATCGGCACACTCCAGACTCACCCTGCTCACTCAGTCATCAGGGAACATACAGAACGTGGCTCTGGTCACACAGGGCGGCGTTGTTGACCAGAATCCTCACATCCAGACGATAAGCATGCTGGAGGGTCAGGTGACGCAGCAGCCAGAACAGATGCATGTGATCACGCTGAGTAAAGAAGCCATGGAGCAGCTGCAGGCTCATCACGGCCCCACGCAGCCCCTTCAGATCACACAGAGACCcgtgcagcagctgcagctgatgCATCAGCCGGTTCAGTCTGTCGCTCAGGAGACGACAGGCAGGGAGCAGCACAGTCAGGCCATTCACATCAGCAACCAGAGCAGCCAGCCCATCTCCATCAGCCAGACCAGCCAGCAGATCTCCAACCACCACATCCAGGGACAGACGTTCCAGATTCAGGCCGGGACCGTGTCATACCTGTACACCACCGGGCTGCAAGAGAGCTGA
- the zbtb24 gene encoding zinc finger and BTB domain-containing protein 24 isoform X2, with the protein MSQEVTSRTPTVMDLHSDSHKQSILSKFDKLRKKDLLCDITLVVEDKQFKAHKALLAASSEFFSLMFTAGDQMSAQSTFRLDGMAAKMFAAVLDFIYSAQVSVEESALEQLLVTARLMKVNELVKGLAELSPSAAAPEAEKSLKPKEPNLKRKRGRPRKVINVPVLDTEGRRDPQEYMEEVQDGDVDCDVVTEPQPNEDDPDYNPGVNQSRLSKRKIRPPVKFESYKVGSDTAENKEPGKRGRKRKYPNTEYPCEECGKMFKNPLFLKVHQRTHTGEKPFRCPVCGKCFTQKHTMLVHQRMHTGEKPFVCTICSKALSTKNSLQEHMNLHEEKSFSCDKCGKTFTQKRQLRSHYKVHTGKSLPECAQCHHKFLDTAQLKQHLRTHTGEKPFTCEICGKCFTAKSTLQTHIRIHRGEKPYVCNICNKSFSDPSARRRHVASHSGKKPFTCSFCSLSFTRLDNLRTHTKSHNKERAAVTETSSNAAETDAAAPQEEVRNILQLQPYQLPSSSEQEIQLVVTADVDNINFVPGQNQEISIITTEGETAESAHSRLTLLTQSSGNIQNVALVTQGGVVDQNPHIQTISMLEGQVTQQPEQMHVITLSKEAMEQLQAHHGPTQPLQITQRPVQQLQLMHQPVQSVAQETTGREQHSQAIHISNQSSQPISISQTSQQISNHHIQGQTFQIQAGTVSYLYTTGLQES; encoded by the exons ATGTCTCAAGAAGTAACATCCAGGACCCCTACTGTCATGGACCTCCATTCAGATTCACATAAACAGAGCATCCTGAGTAAGTTCGACAAGCTCAGGAAAAAAGACCTGCTCTGCGACATCACTCTTGTCGTAGAGGACAAGCAATTCAAGGCGCACAAAGCCCTGCTGGCAGCCAGCAGCGAGTTCTTCTCCCTCATGTTCACAGCAGGAGATCAGATGTCTGCTCAGTCCACCTTCAGGCTGGATGGTATGGCAGCTAAGATGTTTGCAGCTGTTCTGGATTTCATCTACAGCGCTCAGGTGTCTGTGGAGGAGAGCGCTTTGGAGCAGCTCCTGGTCACGGCTCGTCTTATGAAGGTCAACGAACTTGTCAAAGGTCTCGCTGAACTCTCACCTTCTGCTGCAGCTCCTGAAGCTGAAAAGAGCCTCAAACCTAAGGAGCCAAATCTTAAACGCAAAAGAGGAAGACCAAGGAAGGTCATAAATGTACCGGTATTAGATACAGAAGGGAGACGTGATCCACAGGAGTACATGGAGGAGGTGCAGGATGGAGATGTGGACTGTGATGTTGTGACTGAGCCACAGCCTAATGAAGACGATCCAGATTATAACCCAGGAGTCAATCAGAGCCGGCTGAGCAAACGTAAGATCAGACCCCCGGTAAAATTCGAGAGCTACAAGGTGGGAAGTGACACAGCAGAAAACAAAGAGCCTGGGAAGagaggcaggaagaggaaataCCCAAACACAGAGTACCCATGTGAGGAGTGtggcaaaatgttcaaaaacccACTCTTCTTAAAGGTCCACCAGAGGACTCATACAG GAGAGAAGCCTTTTCGATGCCCGGTTTGTGGGAAGTGTTTCACCCAGAAGCACACCATGCTGGTCCACCAGCGCAtgcacactggagagaaaccttTTGTTTGTACGATCTGCTCCAAAGCGCTCTCTACTAAAAACTCCCTGCAAGAGCACATGAACCTCCACGAAG AGAAATCTTTCAGCTGTGATAAATGTGGGAAGACGTTCACTCAGAAAAGGCAGCTTAGAAGTCATTATAAAGTTCATACAG GTAAATCTCTACCTGAATGTGCTCAGTGTCATCACAAGTTTTTGGACACAGCTCAGCTGAAACAACACCTGAGAACTCACACAG GTGAGAAGCCGTTTACCTGTGAGATTTGTGGGAAGTGTTTCACAGCCAAGAGTACACTGCAGACTCACATCAGAATCCACAG AGGAGAGAAACCGTACGTCTGCAACATCTGCAACAAATCCTTCTCAGACCCGAGTGCCAGACGCCGACATGTGGCCTCTCACTCTGGAAAGAAACCCTTCACATGCTCCTTCTGCAGCCTCTCGTTCACCCGCCTGGACAATCTGAGAACACACACCAAATCACACAACAAGGAAAGAGCTGCAGTTACAGAAACCTCATCAAACGCCGCAGAAACAGACGCTGCAGCACCGCAGGAGGAGGTACGAAACATCCTACAGCTGCAGCCGTACCAGCTTCCCTCCTCCTCAGAGCAGGAGATCCAGCTGGTAGTCACCGCAGACGTGGACAACATCAACTTTGTGCCAGGTCAGAACCAGGAGATCAGCATCATCACCACAGAAGGGGAGACGGCAGAATCGGCACACTCCAGACTCACCCTGCTCACTCAGTCATCAGGGAACATACAGAACGTGGCTCTGGTCACACAGGGCGGCGTTGTTGACCAGAATCCTCACATCCAGACGATAAGCATGCTGGAGGGTCAGGTGACGCAGCAGCCAGAACAGATGCATGTGATCACGCTGAGTAAAGAAGCCATGGAGCAGCTGCAGGCTCATCACGGCCCCACGCAGCCCCTTCAGATCACACAGAGACCcgtgcagcagctgcagctgatgCATCAGCCGGTTCAGTCTGTCGCTCAGGAGACGACAGGCAGGGAGCAGCACAGTCAGGCCATTCACATCAGCAACCAGAGCAGCCAGCCCATCTCCATCAGCCAGACCAGCCAGCAGATCTCCAACCACCACATCCAGGGACAGACGTTCCAGATTCAGGCCGGGACCGTGTCATACCTGTACACCACCGGGCTGCAAGAGAGCTGA
- the ddo gene encoding D-aspartate oxidase: MKSVRIAVVGAGVVGFSTAVCIAEALPYCSVTLLAEKFSPDTTSDGAAGILYPGTSPDIPLERQRRWFKDSFDHLLAIAQSQHSPEAGVMISSGWQIFKEVPVDKKPHFSELLIGFRFMTDEELKRFPDHKFGQAFTTVKCECSTYLPWLEKRFRKAGGQVQKKKVNSLQELSSGFDIIVNCSGLGSKTLVGDSEVYPVRGQILKVEAPWLKHFIRDGDGKTYIYPGIQSVTIGGTRQQHDWRLNVDQEDSKGILERCCRLEPSLSKAKILSEWVGLRPGRKSPRVEREVVQLQSRRVPVVHNYGHGGWGVTLAWGTAQDALGLVWQCLHDMKLQAKL, encoded by the exons ATGAAAAGTGTGAGGATCGCAGTGGTGGGAGCAGGCGTGGTCGGCTTCTCCACCGCTGTCTGCATCGCTGAGGCTCTCCCTTACTGCTCTGTCACCCTGCTGGCTGAGAAGTTCAGTCCGGACACCACGAGTGATGGAGCTGCAGGAATCCTGTATCCTGGAACGTCCCCAG ataTTCCCTTGGAAAGACAAAGGCGCTGGTTCAAGGACAGCTTTGATCACCTGTTGGCTATTGCTCAATCCCAACACTCACCTGAGGCTGGGGTTATGATCAGCTCTGG CTGGCAGATTTTCAAGGAGGTTCCAGTTGATAAGAAGCCCCATTTTTCAGAGCTTTTGATTGGATTTAGGTTCATGACCGATGAGGAATTGAAAAGGTTTCCAGATCACAAGTTTGGCCAGGCGTTCACCACTGTGAAGTGCGAATGTTCCACCTACCTGCCTTGGCTTGAGAAGAG ATTCAGAAAAGCTGGCGGTCAGGTCCAAAAAAAGAAGGTCAACAGTCTCCAGGAGCTGAGTAGTGGCTTTGATATCATTGTAAATTGCTCTGGTCTGGGCTCTAAAACGCTGGTGGGCGACTCTGAGGTGTACCCAGTCAGAGGCCAGATCCTCAAAGTGGAGGCCCCCTGGTTGAAGCATTTCATCAGAGATGGAGATGGAAAGACCTACATCTACCCTGGCATCCAATCTGTCACCATCGGTGGCACTAGACAGCAGCACGACTGGAGATTAAACGTGGACCAAGAAGACTCGAAGGGCATCCTGGAGCGCTGCTGCAGGCTGGAGCCGTCGCTCAGCAAAGCCAAAATCCTCAGTGAGTGGGTGGGGCTGAGGCCCGGCAGGAAGAGCCCGAGGGTGGAGAGGGAAGTGGTGCAGCTGCAGAGTCGCAGGGTGCCGGTGGTGCACAACTACGGCCACGGAGGCTGGGGAGTCACCCTCGCCTGGGGAACCGCACAGGATGCTCTGGGGCTGGTCTGGCAGTGCCTCCACGATATGAAGCTGCAGGCAAAACTGTGA